A single region of the Kocuria rosea genome encodes:
- a CDS encoding peroxiredoxin: MLEIGAPAPDFTLKNQFGEPVTLSALRGRPVAIVFYPFAFSGVCTGELCRLQDSLSVFDDAGVKLLAVSVDSKYTLRAFAREESFDFDLLSDFWPHGEVAQRYGVFDPVAGLAERATFVLDAQGVVVDAFRSERGTPRELEAYRTALTKLHG, translated from the coding sequence ATGCTCGAGATCGGCGCGCCCGCCCCGGACTTCACCCTCAAGAACCAGTTCGGCGAGCCGGTGACCCTGAGCGCCCTCCGCGGCCGCCCCGTGGCGATCGTGTTCTACCCGTTCGCGTTCTCCGGGGTCTGCACCGGCGAGCTGTGCCGGCTCCAGGACAGCCTCTCCGTGTTCGACGACGCCGGGGTGAAGCTGCTCGCGGTGTCCGTGGACTCGAAGTACACGCTGCGGGCGTTCGCGCGGGAGGAGTCCTTCGACTTCGACCTGCTGTCCGACTTCTGGCCCCACGGGGAGGTGGCCCAGCGCTACGGGGTGTTCGACCCGGTGGCCGGTCTGGCGGAGCGGGCCACCTTCGTGCTGGACGCGCAGGGCGTCGTCGTCGACGCCTTCCGGTCGGAGCGCGGCACGCCGCGGGAGCTCGAGGCCTACCGCACCGCCCTCACCAAGCTGCACGGCTGA
- a CDS encoding YaaA family protein — MLILLPPSETKTAPGAGAPVDPAVLSFPELTAAREQVLAELAATSAREDALEVLGVGERLRGEVERNTRLGAEPAAPALSVYTGVLYDALDPAGMTGAQRAAAAASLVVVSALWGAVRPDDRIPAYRLSMGAELPGLGRLAAHWKHHLPAVLESAAGDGLVVDCRSAAYAAAWRGPRARTVGVKVVRERSGRRQVVSHMAKHTRGLLARHLVERAASGERLETPLDLLSAAQERWRAELTEPTARSAGELVVVLTED; from the coding sequence GTGCTGATCCTCCTCCCGCCCTCCGAGACCAAGACCGCCCCCGGCGCCGGCGCCCCCGTGGACCCCGCCGTCCTGTCCTTCCCCGAGCTCACGGCCGCCCGGGAGCAGGTGCTCGCCGAGCTGGCCGCGACGAGCGCCCGCGAGGACGCGCTCGAGGTGCTGGGCGTGGGGGAGCGGCTGCGCGGCGAGGTCGAGCGCAACACCCGGCTGGGCGCCGAGCCGGCCGCACCGGCCCTGAGCGTCTACACCGGGGTGCTCTACGACGCCCTCGACCCGGCCGGGATGACCGGGGCGCAGCGGGCCGCCGCGGCGGCCTCCCTCGTCGTCGTCTCGGCGCTGTGGGGCGCGGTGCGCCCCGACGACCGGATCCCGGCCTACCGCCTGTCCATGGGTGCCGAGCTGCCGGGGCTCGGCAGGCTCGCGGCGCACTGGAAGCACCACCTGCCCGCGGTGCTGGAGTCGGCGGCCGGGGACGGGCTCGTCGTGGACTGCCGGTCGGCCGCCTACGCGGCGGCGTGGCGCGGTCCCCGGGCCCGGACGGTGGGGGTGAAGGTGGTGCGGGAGCGGAGCGGGAGGCGCCAGGTCGTCTCGCACATGGCCAAGCACACCCGCGGCCTGCTGGCCCGGCACCTCGTCGAGCGCGCCGCCTCCGGCGAACGCCTGGAGACGCCGCTGGACCTGCTCTCGGCGGCGCAGGAGCGCTGGCGGGCCGAGCTGACGGAGCCCACGGCTCGGTCGGCGGGCGAGCTCGTCGTCGTGCTGACGGAGGACTGA
- a CDS encoding zinc ribbon domain-containing protein, whose protein sequence is MSTATPEQQRALLELERVDARLRRIAARIAELQTDPEVAAALQLRARAIATAKELGAAEQDVRDRLAAAEQKVARVQASIEKDRRRLEQGGSAKDLMGLQHEIDTRTRQLAEAEEAELEVMQELEDAVAHRARITPRLKEADTEARRRVEARDAEGRALTAERDELARTRPAAAEGVGHPGLLARYEKIRTGRGTDRPAAAELRGTACGSCGTALSPTDAATFRAAAPDEVLTCPECGVLLVRS, encoded by the coding sequence ATGAGCACCGCCACGCCCGAGCAGCAACGAGCCCTGCTGGAGCTCGAGCGGGTGGACGCCCGGCTGCGCCGGATCGCCGCCCGGATCGCGGAGCTGCAGACCGACCCCGAGGTCGCCGCCGCGCTGCAGCTCCGGGCCCGGGCGATCGCCACCGCCAAGGAGCTCGGGGCCGCCGAGCAGGACGTCCGGGACCGGCTGGCCGCCGCCGAGCAGAAGGTCGCCCGTGTCCAGGCCTCGATCGAGAAGGACCGCCGGCGCCTCGAGCAGGGCGGCTCCGCCAAGGACCTCATGGGCCTGCAGCACGAGATCGACACCCGCACCCGGCAGCTGGCAGAGGCGGAGGAGGCGGAGCTGGAGGTCATGCAGGAGCTCGAGGACGCCGTGGCGCACCGGGCCCGGATCACGCCGCGGCTCAAGGAGGCCGACACGGAGGCCCGGCGCCGGGTCGAGGCCCGGGACGCGGAGGGCCGCGCTCTGACGGCCGAGCGGGACGAGCTGGCCCGCACGCGCCCCGCCGCCGCGGAGGGCGTGGGGCACCCCGGGCTGCTCGCACGGTACGAGAAGATCCGGACCGGGCGCGGCACCGACCGTCCGGCGGCCGCGGAGCTGCGGGGCACCGCGTGCGGGTCCTGCGGCACGGCGCTCAGCCCCACGGACGCCGCGACGTTCCGGGCTGCGGCCCCGGACGAGGTGCTCACGTGCCCCGAGTGCGGGGTTCTGCTCGTCCGCTCCTGA
- the epsC gene encoding serine O-acetyltransferase EpsC: MSIWSRLAEDLQTARTHDPAARSRVEIALNYSGLHAIWVHRLSHRLWQHPDRRLLARTVSQLGRFLTGVEIHPGATIGRRFFIDHGMGVVIGETAEIGEDVMIYHGVTLGGRSLEKVKRHPTVGDRVVIGAGAKILGPVEIGADSAVGANAVVVKDVPEDSIVTGIPGKVRPRTPEKQQPLVDPSSYIDPAMWI; the protein is encoded by the coding sequence GTGAGTATTTGGAGCAGACTCGCCGAGGACCTGCAGACGGCCCGGACGCACGACCCGGCCGCGCGGTCCAGGGTGGAGATCGCCCTCAACTACTCGGGTCTGCACGCCATCTGGGTCCACCGCCTGTCCCACCGGCTGTGGCAGCACCCCGACCGGCGGCTGCTGGCCCGCACGGTCTCCCAGCTCGGCCGCTTCCTCACGGGCGTCGAGATCCACCCGGGGGCGACCATCGGGCGCCGCTTCTTCATCGACCACGGCATGGGCGTGGTCATCGGGGAGACCGCGGAGATCGGCGAGGACGTGATGATCTACCACGGGGTGACCCTGGGCGGGCGCTCCCTGGAGAAGGTCAAGCGGCACCCCACCGTGGGCGACCGCGTGGTGATCGGCGCCGGGGCGAAGATCCTGGGCCCCGTGGAGATCGGCGCCGACTCCGCCGTGGGCGCCAACGCCGTGGTGGTCAAGGACGTGCCGGAGGACTCGATCGTGACCGGGATCCCCGGCAAGGTCCGCCCGCGCACCCCCGAGAAGCAGCAGCCCCTCGTGGACCCCTCCAGCTACATCGACCCCGCGATGTGGATCTGA
- a CDS encoding DUF3052 domain-containing protein: MSEAKTTAGDAVVQLGFKDGDYIQEFGYDEDVDLDLRDGIEEVIGSDLLDEDDQEVVDAVLLWFREGDGDLVDTLVDVTTTLDEGGVVWVLTPKAGRDGYVPPAEVQEAAPTAGLHVTTTARVSADWAATRLMPKRNV; encoded by the coding sequence GTGAGCGAGGCCAAGACCACCGCGGGTGACGCGGTAGTCCAGCTCGGTTTCAAGGATGGCGACTACATCCAGGAGTTCGGATACGACGAGGACGTCGACCTCGACCTGAGGGACGGCATCGAGGAAGTGATCGGGTCGGACCTGCTGGACGAGGACGACCAGGAGGTCGTCGACGCGGTGCTCCTCTGGTTCCGCGAGGGTGACGGTGATCTCGTCGACACGCTGGTGGACGTCACCACCACCCTGGACGAGGGCGGCGTGGTGTGGGTGCTGACCCCCAAGGCGGGCCGCGACGGCTACGTGCCGCCCGCGGAGGTCCAGGAGGCCGCGCCCACGGCGGGCCTGCACGTGACGACGACCGCCCGCGTCAGCGCGGACTGGGCCGCGACCCGGCTCATGCCCAAGCGCAACGTCTGA
- the cysK gene encoding cysteine synthase A yields the protein MPKIYNDVTEIVGRTPLVHLNRLDEGLPGNVAVKLEFYNPANSVKDRIGVAIIDAAEKSGQLKPGGTIVEGTSGNTGIALAMVGAARGYKVILTMPETMSTERRVMLRAYGAQIVLTPGAEGMRGAVEKAQEIVDTTDNAVLASQFANEANPAIHYATTGPEIWEDTDGQVDVFISGVGTGGTITGAGRYLREQKPDVRLVVVEPADSPLLTEGKAGPHKIQGLGANFIPDILDREIYDDVYDVTVEDSVRVARELGTKEGILGGISSGAIVWAALQEAAKEENRDKLIVAIVCDFGERYISTLLYEDIRG from the coding sequence ATGCCGAAGATCTACAACGACGTCACCGAGATCGTGGGCCGCACCCCGCTCGTCCACCTCAACCGGCTCGACGAGGGCCTGCCCGGCAACGTCGCCGTGAAGCTGGAGTTCTACAACCCGGCGAACTCCGTCAAGGACCGGATCGGCGTGGCCATCATCGACGCCGCCGAGAAGTCCGGCCAGCTGAAGCCGGGCGGCACGATCGTCGAGGGCACCTCCGGGAACACCGGCATCGCGCTGGCCATGGTCGGCGCCGCCCGCGGCTACAAGGTCATCCTGACCATGCCGGAGACCATGTCCACGGAGCGCCGGGTCATGCTCCGCGCCTACGGCGCCCAGATCGTGCTCACCCCGGGTGCGGAGGGCATGCGCGGCGCCGTCGAGAAGGCCCAGGAGATCGTCGACACCACCGACAACGCGGTCCTCGCCAGCCAGTTCGCCAACGAGGCCAACCCGGCCATCCACTACGCGACCACGGGCCCGGAGATCTGGGAGGACACCGACGGCCAGGTCGACGTGTTCATCTCCGGCGTGGGCACCGGAGGCACCATCACGGGCGCGGGCCGCTACCTGCGCGAGCAGAAGCCGGACGTGCGCCTCGTCGTCGTCGAGCCCGCCGACTCCCCCCTGCTCACCGAGGGCAAGGCCGGTCCGCACAAGATCCAGGGCCTCGGCGCGAACTTCATCCCCGACATCCTGGACCGCGAGATCTACGACGACGTCTACGACGTGACGGTCGAGGACTCCGTGCGGGTCGCCCGCGAGCTCGGCACCAAGGAGGGCATCCTCGGCGGGATCTCCTCGGGCGCCATCGTGTGGGCCGCCCTCCAGGAGGCGGCCAAGGAGGAGAACCGGGACAAGCTGATCGTCGCCATCGTGTGCGACTTCGGCGAGCGCTACATCTCCACCCTGCTCTACGAGGACATCCGGGGCTGA
- the def gene encoding peptide deformylase: MAVRPVVITGDPVLHRPAAKVAQFDEDLHALVADMYETMDAAHGVGLAAPQIGVGLRIFTYTFQNDDDVAPRGVLVNPVLTPGKISQEAPDPDEESEGCLSVPGYSWPLKRADWVRVAGFDVEGRPVDFEATGWFARVMQHEYDHLDGKLYVDRLNDKWSRKARKAVKAEGWGRGGHTWTPGVDEDPFGH, encoded by the coding sequence ATGGCCGTCCGTCCCGTGGTGATCACCGGCGATCCCGTCCTCCACCGCCCCGCCGCCAAGGTGGCGCAGTTCGACGAGGACCTGCACGCCCTCGTGGCGGACATGTACGAGACCATGGACGCCGCCCACGGCGTGGGGCTCGCCGCCCCGCAGATCGGCGTGGGGCTGCGGATCTTCACCTACACGTTCCAGAACGACGACGACGTGGCGCCGCGCGGCGTCCTCGTCAACCCCGTGCTGACGCCGGGGAAGATATCCCAGGAGGCGCCGGACCCGGACGAGGAGTCCGAGGGCTGCCTGTCCGTGCCCGGCTACAGCTGGCCGCTGAAGCGGGCGGACTGGGTCCGGGTCGCCGGCTTCGACGTGGAGGGCCGTCCGGTCGACTTCGAGGCCACCGGGTGGTTCGCCCGCGTCATGCAGCACGAGTACGACCACCTGGACGGCAAGCTCTACGTGGACCGGCTCAACGACAAGTGGTCCCGCAAGGCCCGGAAGGCGGTCAAGGCCGAGGGCTGGGGCCGCGGCGGCCACACCTGGACCCCTGGCGTCGACGAGGACCCGTTCGGCCACTGA
- the msrA gene encoding peptide-methionine (S)-S-oxide reductase MsrA, with amino-acid sequence MAYSAHDDDARPAPDPRPAAAEPAATETFVLAGGCFWCLDAVYRITRGVTSVVSGYTGGDPGRADYYAVCTGTTGHAEAVAVTFDPSVVPADVVLDLFFTGHDPTTLNRQGYDVGTQYRSAMFWADEAQRELFEQSIRRTQPAWDQPIVTTLEPLGPFWEAEPEHQDFYAAQPWNGYCQVIINPKLAKVRKRYSAWLTA; translated from the coding sequence ATGGCCTACTCCGCGCACGACGACGACGCACGCCCCGCCCCCGATCCCCGCCCCGCTGCGGCGGAGCCCGCCGCGACCGAGACGTTCGTGCTCGCGGGCGGGTGCTTCTGGTGCCTCGACGCGGTCTACCGGATCACCCGGGGCGTCACCTCCGTGGTCTCCGGCTACACCGGCGGCGACCCCGGGCGCGCCGACTACTACGCGGTGTGCACGGGCACGACCGGCCACGCGGAGGCGGTCGCCGTGACCTTCGACCCGTCGGTGGTGCCGGCGGACGTGGTCCTGGACCTGTTCTTCACCGGTCACGACCCGACCACCCTCAACCGGCAGGGCTACGACGTGGGCACCCAGTACCGGTCCGCCATGTTCTGGGCCGACGAGGCCCAGCGGGAGCTGTTCGAGCAGTCGATCCGCCGGACGCAGCCGGCGTGGGACCAGCCGATCGTCACGACGCTGGAGCCGCTGGGCCCGTTCTGGGAGGCGGAGCCCGAGCACCAGGACTTCTACGCCGCGCAGCCCTGGAACGGCTACTGCCAGGTGATCATCAACCCCAAGCTGGCGAAGGTCCGAAAACGTTACTCCGCGTGGCTTACCGCGTAG
- a CDS encoding NAD-dependent protein deacetylase translates to MPTVRAGYGAPVHPDQFPDPDAAGLEAGLAGAAALLDGRRTAVLTGAGISTESGIPDYRGPGSTPRTPMTFDEFMGSAAMRSHYWARNQYGWRHLARARPNAGHAALARLEETGSVTGVVTQNIDRLHQAAGSLNVVDLHGRYTQVGCMRCATRIPRAVLSDLFDELNPGFYDSISSPDDIDFAPDADAVVPRTAGFRVPDCPVCGGVLKPDVVFFGENAPRHRVLRALRMVDAADALLVVGSSLTVNSGRRFVRHAVRADVPVVIVNHGRTRGDAAARLKVDASATAFLVGLEQRLARP, encoded by the coding sequence ATGCCCACCGTCCGCGCCGGCTACGGCGCCCCCGTGCACCCCGACCAGTTCCCGGACCCCGACGCCGCCGGGCTCGAGGCGGGCCTGGCCGGGGCGGCCGCGCTGCTGGACGGTCGGCGGACCGCCGTCCTGACGGGGGCGGGCATCAGCACGGAGTCCGGGATCCCGGACTACCGGGGCCCCGGCTCCACTCCCCGCACCCCCATGACCTTCGACGAGTTCATGGGCAGCGCCGCCATGCGCAGCCACTACTGGGCGCGCAACCAGTACGGGTGGCGCCACCTGGCGCGGGCCCGGCCCAACGCCGGGCACGCGGCCCTGGCCCGGCTCGAGGAGACGGGGTCCGTCACGGGCGTGGTCACCCAGAACATCGACCGCCTGCACCAGGCCGCGGGGTCCCTCAACGTCGTGGACCTGCACGGGCGCTACACGCAGGTCGGGTGCATGCGCTGTGCCACCCGCATCCCCCGGGCGGTGCTCTCCGACCTGTTCGACGAGCTCAACCCCGGCTTCTACGACTCGATCTCCTCCCCGGACGACATCGACTTCGCCCCGGACGCGGACGCGGTGGTGCCGCGCACGGCCGGGTTCCGGGTGCCGGACTGCCCGGTCTGCGGCGGGGTCCTGAAGCCCGACGTCGTGTTCTTCGGGGAGAACGCGCCCCGGCACCGGGTGCTGCGCGCGCTGCGCATGGTCGACGCCGCCGACGCCCTGCTGGTCGTGGGCTCGTCCCTGACCGTGAACTCGGGGCGCCGCTTCGTCCGGCACGCGGTGCGCGCCGACGTGCCCGTGGTGATCGTCAACCACGGGCGCACCCGGGGGGACGCCGCGGCGCGGCTGAAGGTCGACGCGTCCGCGACCGCCTTCCTGGTGGGGCTCGAGCAGCGACTCGCCCGGCCGTAG
- the gndA gene encoding NADP-dependent phosphogluconate dehydrogenase — translation MAAEQKAQIGVTGLAVMGANLARNFARHGYTVALHNRSVEKTDALLDAHGDEGTFIRTETLQELVDALETPRRILVMVKAGAPVDAVIEQLVPLLEKDDIIIDGGNSYFQDTRRRERELAEKGLDFVGIGVSGGEEGALLGPSIMPGGPRKSYDSLGPLLEDIAAKAEDGTPCCAWIDTDGAGHFVKMVHNGIEYADMQVIGEAHELLRSVAGLEPAEQADVFEQWNRTELASYLIEITAHVLRQVDARTDQPLIDVIVDAAGQKGTGRWTVQEALELGSPVTAIAESVFARALSSAEPEMRLEAQRVLPAGIGGTTEDVVHDPEFVEDVRKALYASKLVSYAQGLDMLTMAGREYGWDLDLATIAGLWREGCIIRAELLEVIMEAYKGDKQPLNLLFAPEFVAAVEEALPSWRRVVARAVERGIPAPVFATTLNYYDSLRRPRLNAALTQGLRDFFGAHTYRRTDDAEGTYHTLWSGDRSEVVS, via the coding sequence ATGGCAGCAGAACAGAAAGCTCAGATCGGGGTCACCGGCCTCGCGGTCATGGGCGCGAACCTCGCCCGCAACTTCGCCCGGCACGGTTACACCGTCGCCCTCCACAACCGCTCCGTCGAGAAGACCGACGCCCTGCTCGACGCCCACGGCGACGAGGGGACGTTCATCCGCACGGAGACCCTCCAGGAACTCGTGGACGCCCTCGAGACCCCCCGCCGCATCCTCGTGATGGTCAAGGCCGGCGCCCCCGTGGACGCCGTCATCGAGCAGCTCGTGCCGCTGCTCGAGAAGGACGACATCATCATCGACGGCGGCAACTCCTACTTCCAGGACACCCGGCGCCGCGAGCGCGAGCTCGCCGAGAAGGGCCTGGACTTCGTGGGCATCGGCGTCTCGGGCGGTGAGGAGGGCGCCCTGCTCGGGCCCTCCATCATGCCCGGCGGACCCCGCAAGTCCTACGACTCCCTCGGCCCCCTCCTCGAGGACATCGCGGCCAAGGCGGAGGACGGCACGCCGTGCTGCGCCTGGATCGACACGGACGGCGCCGGCCACTTCGTGAAGATGGTGCACAACGGCATCGAGTACGCCGACATGCAGGTCATCGGCGAGGCGCACGAGCTGCTGCGCTCCGTCGCCGGGCTCGAGCCGGCCGAGCAGGCCGACGTCTTCGAGCAGTGGAACCGCACCGAGCTGGCCTCCTACCTCATCGAGATCACCGCGCACGTGCTGCGCCAGGTCGACGCCCGCACGGACCAGCCCCTCATCGACGTGATCGTGGACGCCGCGGGGCAGAAGGGCACCGGCCGCTGGACCGTCCAGGAGGCCCTCGAGCTCGGCTCCCCGGTCACCGCGATCGCCGAGTCCGTCTTCGCCCGGGCGCTGTCCTCCGCCGAGCCGGAGATGCGCCTCGAGGCGCAGCGCGTGCTGCCCGCCGGCATCGGCGGCACCACCGAGGACGTCGTGCACGACCCCGAGTTCGTGGAGGACGTGCGCAAGGCCCTCTACGCCTCGAAGCTGGTCAGCTACGCCCAGGGACTCGACATGCTCACCATGGCCGGCCGGGAGTACGGCTGGGACCTGGACCTCGCGACCATCGCGGGCCTGTGGCGGGAGGGCTGCATCATCCGGGCGGAGCTGCTCGAGGTCATCATGGAGGCGTACAAGGGGGACAAGCAGCCGCTGAACCTGCTCTTCGCCCCGGAGTTCGTCGCCGCCGTCGAGGAGGCCCTGCCGTCCTGGCGTCGCGTCGTGGCCCGGGCCGTGGAGCGCGGCATCCCCGCGCCGGTGTTCGCCACCACGCTGAACTACTACGACTCGCTGCGCCGGCCCCGGCTCAACGCGGCCCTGACGCAGGGGCTGCGCGACTTCTTCGGCGCCCACACCTACCGGCGCACCGACGACGCCGAGGGCACCTACCACACCCTGTGGAGCGGGGACCGCTCCGAGGTCGTCTCCTGA
- the orn gene encoding oligoribonuclease, with product MTGLSIEDDALIEVAALVTDDELNVLGEGVDVVIRPDEAALAQMGDFVRNMHTSSKLLDELPSGLTMEQAQEQVLAYIKEWVPEPGKAPLGGNSVGTDRTFLVRDMPELVAHLHYRVIDVSTIKELSRRWFPRAYFQAPPKTGNHRALGDIRDSIDELRYYRRAVFAAEPGPDSVTAKGIAAEIAASRTGA from the coding sequence ATGACGGGGCTGTCCATCGAGGACGACGCCCTGATCGAGGTCGCGGCGCTCGTCACCGACGACGAGCTCAACGTCCTCGGGGAGGGCGTCGACGTCGTGATCCGCCCGGACGAGGCGGCGCTGGCGCAGATGGGGGACTTCGTGCGGAACATGCACACCTCCTCCAAGCTGCTCGACGAGCTCCCCTCCGGTCTGACGATGGAGCAGGCGCAGGAGCAGGTCCTCGCCTACATCAAGGAGTGGGTGCCCGAGCCCGGCAAGGCCCCGCTGGGCGGGAACTCGGTGGGCACGGACCGCACGTTCCTGGTGCGCGACATGCCGGAGCTCGTGGCGCACCTGCACTACCGCGTGATCGACGTCTCCACCATCAAGGAGCTCTCCCGCCGGTGGTTCCCGCGCGCCTACTTCCAGGCCCCGCCGAAGACCGGCAACCACCGGGCCCTGGGCGACATCCGGGACTCGATCGACGAGCTGCGGTACTACCGCCGCGCCGTGTTCGCCGCCGAGCCGGGGCCGGACTCGGTGACCGCGAAGGGCATCGCCGCGGAGATCGCCGCGTCCCGCACGGGCGCCTGA
- a CDS encoding Nif3-like dinuclear metal center hexameric protein produces the protein MSEQSTSPPRPAPTLSEVLETVEQLWPMHLQEPWDASGLVTGRPDQPVRRILFAVDPVAGVVAEAVSTGADLLVTHHPLLLRGVTSVAADGFKGAVVHELIEHRCALLACHTNADSAPDGVSDAVARAAGLTTTTPLAPHPADPAVGIGRVGDLARPVRLRELARRLADAVPPTAHGVRVAGDPDALVRRVAVCGGAGDSLFDAVRSSGADVYVTADLRHHPASEAREAALGPGAGGTPYLVDLSHFASEWLWLPVGAAALREALAARGHDVQVDVSERCSDPWDFRLDHPGHDGSDPVRSGHDRSAPDPAAPTAGGPA, from the coding sequence ATGAGCGAGCAGAGCACGTCCCCGCCCCGGCCCGCCCCCACCCTGTCGGAGGTGCTCGAGACCGTCGAGCAGCTGTGGCCGATGCACCTGCAGGAGCCCTGGGACGCCAGCGGGCTCGTCACCGGCCGCCCCGACCAGCCCGTGCGCCGGATCCTGTTCGCCGTGGACCCCGTGGCCGGGGTCGTCGCCGAGGCCGTGTCCACCGGCGCCGACCTGCTGGTCACCCACCACCCCCTGCTCCTGCGCGGCGTGACGTCCGTGGCCGCCGACGGCTTCAAGGGCGCCGTGGTGCACGAGCTCATCGAGCACCGGTGCGCCCTGCTCGCCTGCCACACCAACGCGGACTCCGCCCCGGACGGCGTCTCGGACGCCGTGGCACGGGCCGCCGGCCTCACGACGACGACGCCCCTCGCGCCGCACCCCGCCGACCCGGCCGTGGGCATCGGGCGCGTCGGGGACCTGGCGCGGCCCGTGCGCCTGCGGGAGCTGGCCCGGCGCCTGGCCGACGCCGTGCCGCCCACCGCCCACGGGGTCCGGGTGGCCGGGGACCCCGACGCCCTCGTCCGGCGTGTGGCCGTGTGCGGGGGAGCCGGGGACTCGCTCTTCGACGCGGTGCGGTCCTCCGGGGCCGACGTCTACGTGACCGCGGACCTGCGCCACCACCCGGCGTCCGAGGCGCGCGAGGCCGCACTGGGCCCCGGCGCCGGCGGCACCCCGTACCTCGTGGACCTCTCCCACTTCGCGAGCGAGTGGCTGTGGCTGCCCGTGGGCGCCGCCGCGCTGCGGGAGGCGCTCGCGGCGCGCGGCCACGACGTCCAGGTCGACGTCTCCGAGCGGTGCTCCGACCCGTGGGACTTCCGCCTCGACCACCCCGGCCACGACGGGTCCGACCCCGTCCGGTCCGGCCACGACCGTTCCGCCCCCGACCCCGCCGCACCGACCGCAGGAGGACCCGCATGA